The proteins below come from a single Amphiura filiformis chromosome 15, Afil_fr2py, whole genome shotgun sequence genomic window:
- the LOC140172196 gene encoding uncharacterized protein isoform X1, with protein sequence MMSLDSKPCSWIFVVILVGLLSQSCAQLNDEECINVTLTDPGYFPFYGIASSYMNAKYVGSYDVNSGPLVVQNFPGITSNLMLYFSNHVDQNPRQFSYIALDTYVLDGTNNTGFYGGLYYGLPTTTWSNQAQSWLKWVPWIEDAQFMQGTAGEYIQISFNNTLADFEVFRNMEANQTLALNAGYINDGIIDDTVHIFAHAHGLQELGLSSAEFGFCNLDTDRSQIPVVSASQAGDDTSMGPASLAIDDGVDSVFENGSCSVTGDVEDPWFRLDFGAMYNVQSVYIWGVANNDTSGLDYDDLDGAQVFVSAYDRMNFNQMTECGGPLNTTEPRDLQYLWPFINYGFIHPTPNPSIGPNYRECAPDTMGRYLYIRLNTAPGETKALPICEVRAYGKPLAPPLRLRAKVYSSWRGGFIADLTIPINGEINGWHLEVVFPRQVFELEIIGCEAVVVQKMKLDLPGKQTGTKYVLRNGPDELPEMGSKVQIRFVAKVFKNIKRGPKRPIQADFYQF encoded by the exons AATGTATTAATGTAACCCTAACCGATCCAGGCTACTTTCCGTTCTACGGTATCGCCTCATCATATATGAATGCCAAATACGTAGGGTCTTACGATGTCAACTCTGGGCCACTTGTTGTGCAAAATTTTCCTGGTATCACTTCAAACCTGATGCTATATTTTTCCAACCACGTGGATCAGAATCCCCGCCAATTTTCATACATTG CTTTGGACACTTACGTGCTGGATGGCACAAATAACACTGGTTTTTATGGGGGTCTTTATTATGGTTTACCCACGACTACTTGGTCCAATCAGGCACAGTCGTGGCTCAAGTGGGTTCCATGGATTGAAGATGCACAATTCATGCAAGGTACTGCAGGAGAATACATTCAAATCAGTTTCAATAATACATTGGCAGATTTCGAAGTCTTTCGGAATATGGAGGCAAATCAGACGTTGGCTCTTAACGCCGGTTATATTAATGATGGTATAATAGATGACACTGTGCACATATTTGCGCATGCTCACGGTCTTCAAGAACTTGGTCTATCGTCTGCTGAATTTGGATTCTGTAACCTTG ACACGGATCGTTCACAGATACCAGTCGTTAGTGCATCGCAAGCTGGGGATGATACTTCCATGGGCCCAGCCAGTCTGGCTATAGACGATGGTGTAGACAGTGTATTTGAAAATGGATCATGTAGCGTAACAG GTGATGTTGAAGACCCATGGTTTCGCCTTGACTTTGGAGCTATGTATAACGTCCAATCAGTTTATATCTGGGGAGTAGCGAATAACGACACTAGCGGACTTGATT ATGATGATCTTGACGGGGCACAAGTATTTGTCAGTGCCTATGACAGGATGAATTTCAACCAAATGACCGAGTGTGGAGGTCCACTCAACACCACCGAACCGAGGGATTTACAATATTTATGGCCCTTCATTAACTACGGTTTCATCCATCCTACGCCCAACCCTTCTATCGGGCCGAATTATCGGGAATGTGCACCAGACACGATGGGACGCTACTTGTATATTAGACTTAACACAGCTCCTGGTGAGACCAAGGCGTTACCAATATGCGAAGTTCGAGCTTATGGAAAAC CATTGGCACCTCCATTAAGATTGAGAGCCAAAGTCTACTCATCCTGGCGCGGAGGTTTCATTGCTGATTTAACTATACCAATCAACGGTGAAATTAATGGATGGCACCTAGAAGTAGTGTTTCCACGACAAGTTTTTGAACTTGag ATTATAGGATGCGAGGCCGTGGTAGTGCAGAAGATGAAGCTGGATCTGCCAGGCAAACAGACTGGTACCAAATATGTGCTTCGTAACGGACCCGATGAGCTACCTGAGATGGGTAGTAAAGTGCAGATTAGATTCGTCGCAAAGGTCTTTAAGAATATTAAGAGAGGACCTAAAAGGCCTATACAAGCCGATTTCTACCAGTTTTAA
- the LOC140172196 gene encoding uncharacterized protein isoform X2: MMSLDSKPCSWIFVVILVGLLSQSCAQLNDEECINVTLTDPGYFPFYGIASSYMNAKYVGSYDVNSGPLVVQNFPGITSNLMLYFSNHVDQNPRQFSYIDTDRSQIPVVSASQAGDDTSMGPASLAIDDGVDSVFENGSCSVTGDVEDPWFRLDFGAMYNVQSVYIWGVANNDTSGLDYDDLDGAQVFVSAYDRMNFNQMTECGGPLNTTEPRDLQYLWPFINYGFIHPTPNPSIGPNYRECAPDTMGRYLYIRLNTAPGETKALPICEVRAYGKPLAPPLRLRAKVYSSWRGGFIADLTIPINGEINGWHLEVVFPRQVFELEIIGCEAVVVQKMKLDLPGKQTGTKYVLRNGPDELPEMGSKVQIRFVAKVFKNIKRGPKRPIQADFYQF, from the exons AATGTATTAATGTAACCCTAACCGATCCAGGCTACTTTCCGTTCTACGGTATCGCCTCATCATATATGAATGCCAAATACGTAGGGTCTTACGATGTCAACTCTGGGCCACTTGTTGTGCAAAATTTTCCTGGTATCACTTCAAACCTGATGCTATATTTTTCCAACCACGTGGATCAGAATCCCCGCCAATTTTCATACATTG ACACGGATCGTTCACAGATACCAGTCGTTAGTGCATCGCAAGCTGGGGATGATACTTCCATGGGCCCAGCCAGTCTGGCTATAGACGATGGTGTAGACAGTGTATTTGAAAATGGATCATGTAGCGTAACAG GTGATGTTGAAGACCCATGGTTTCGCCTTGACTTTGGAGCTATGTATAACGTCCAATCAGTTTATATCTGGGGAGTAGCGAATAACGACACTAGCGGACTTGATT ATGATGATCTTGACGGGGCACAAGTATTTGTCAGTGCCTATGACAGGATGAATTTCAACCAAATGACCGAGTGTGGAGGTCCACTCAACACCACCGAACCGAGGGATTTACAATATTTATGGCCCTTCATTAACTACGGTTTCATCCATCCTACGCCCAACCCTTCTATCGGGCCGAATTATCGGGAATGTGCACCAGACACGATGGGACGCTACTTGTATATTAGACTTAACACAGCTCCTGGTGAGACCAAGGCGTTACCAATATGCGAAGTTCGAGCTTATGGAAAAC CATTGGCACCTCCATTAAGATTGAGAGCCAAAGTCTACTCATCCTGGCGCGGAGGTTTCATTGCTGATTTAACTATACCAATCAACGGTGAAATTAATGGATGGCACCTAGAAGTAGTGTTTCCACGACAAGTTTTTGAACTTGag ATTATAGGATGCGAGGCCGTGGTAGTGCAGAAGATGAAGCTGGATCTGCCAGGCAAACAGACTGGTACCAAATATGTGCTTCGTAACGGACCCGATGAGCTACCTGAGATGGGTAGTAAAGTGCAGATTAGATTCGTCGCAAAGGTCTTTAAGAATATTAAGAGAGGACCTAAAAGGCCTATACAAGCCGATTTCTACCAGTTTTAA